One Thomasclavelia spiroformis DSM 1552 DNA window includes the following coding sequences:
- a CDS encoding argininosuccinate synthase, which translates to MKEKVILAYSGGLDTTAIIPWLKENYDYEVICCCIDVGQKDELDGLEERAKKCGATKLYIKNVVEEYVDDYIIPTVQADAVFEYKYLLGTATARPLIAKVLVDVARQEGASAICHGATGKGNDQIRFELGIKALAPDLKIIAAWRDPNWTMDSRESEIEYCRAHGIDLPFSVDSSYSRDRNIWHISHEGLELENPENTPNYDHLLVLSTSPEKAPDQAEHVEIEWEKGVPVKLNGKEMSTTKILEELNELGGKHGIGIVDIVENRVVGMKSRGVYETPGGTILMEAHRQLEELVLDRETLKYKRLVSVEFAELVYAAKWFSPLREALSAFVSKTQEVVSGTTKFRLYKGNIIKEGTASPYSLYDEGIASFSTGDLYDHHDAEGFITLYGLSTKVRAMKLNNKKG; encoded by the coding sequence ATGAAAGAAAAAGTAATTCTTGCATACTCTGGAGGACTTGATACAACTGCAATTATTCCATGGTTAAAAGAAAACTATGATTATGAAGTAATTTGCTGCTGTATCGATGTTGGACAAAAAGATGAATTGGACGGTTTGGAAGAACGTGCTAAAAAATGTGGAGCAACAAAACTTTATATCAAAAATGTTGTTGAAGAATATGTTGATGATTATATCATCCCAACTGTTCAAGCTGATGCTGTATTTGAATACAAATATTTACTTGGAACTGCAACAGCTAGACCTTTGATTGCTAAAGTATTAGTTGATGTAGCTAGACAAGAAGGAGCTAGTGCTATTTGTCATGGGGCAACTGGTAAAGGTAATGATCAAATTCGTTTTGAACTTGGAATTAAAGCATTAGCACCTGATTTAAAAATTATTGCTGCTTGGCGTGATCCTAATTGGACTATGGATTCTCGTGAATCAGAAATCGAATATTGCCGTGCACACGGAATTGATTTACCATTCTCAGTGGATTCTAGTTATTCTCGCGATCGTAATATTTGGCATATTTCACATGAAGGTTTAGAACTTGAAAATCCTGAAAATACACCAAATTATGATCATTTATTAGTTTTGTCAACATCACCAGAAAAAGCACCTGATCAAGCTGAACATGTAGAAATTGAATGGGAAAAAGGTGTTCCCGTTAAATTAAATGGTAAAGAAATGTCAACAACTAAAATTCTTGAAGAATTGAATGAACTTGGTGGAAAACATGGTATTGGTATTGTTGACATTGTTGAAAATCGTGTTGTTGGAATGAAATCACGTGGTGTTTATGAAACACCTGGGGGAACTATTTTAATGGAAGCACATCGTCAACTAGAAGAATTAGTGTTAGATCGTGAAACATTAAAATATAAACGTTTGGTTTCAGTAGAATTTGCTGAATTAGTATACGCTGCTAAATGGTTTTCACCATTACGTGAAGCTTTATCAGCATTTGTAAGTAAAACTCAAGAAGTTGTTAGCGGAACAACTAAATTTAGATTATATAAAGGAAATATTATTAAAGAAGGAACTGCTTCTCCATATTCTTTATATGATGAAGGAATTGCAAGTTTTTCAACCGGTGATTTATATGATCATCATGATGCTGAAGGATTTATTACTTTATATGGTCTTTCAACAAAAGTTAGAGCAATGAAATTAAATAACAAAAAGGGCTAA
- the argH gene encoding argininosuccinate lyase — protein sequence MNLWGGRFTKPTNQLVYDFNASIEFDQTFYQQDIQGSIAHVKMLTKQKILSDEEGEQIEEALKQILNDLNNHKLEIDNTQEDIHSFVESTLIQRIGNVGKKLHTGRSRNDQVALDMRLYTRDQVIMLNTLIHNLLNTINNLMKEHIDTIMPGFTHLQKAQPITLAHHLGAYFEMFKRDSSRLEDIYHRMNVCPLGSGALAGTTYPLDREYSAKLLGFDGPCLNSIDGVSDRDYLIELLSAMSTMMMHMSRISEEIIIWNTNEYQFVELDDTFSTGSSIMPQKKNPDIAELIRGKTGRVYGALTSLLTTMKGLPLAYNKDMQEDKELFFDALTTTKGCLQLLNDMLNTTTFNKEKMRKSATGGFTNATDAADYLVNKGVPFRDAHGIIGQLVLYAISQNKDLDDLTISEFKNICDVFEEDIYEAISVETCVNKRNTIGAPGNEAMKQVIALNDKYLETFKNTSD from the coding sequence ATGAATTTATGGGGCGGAAGATTTACTAAACCTACTAACCAATTAGTATATGATTTTAATGCATCGATTGAATTTGATCAAACATTTTATCAACAAGATATTCAAGGAAGTATTGCCCATGTAAAAATGCTAACTAAACAAAAAATCTTGAGCGATGAAGAAGGCGAGCAAATTGAAGAAGCTTTAAAACAAATCCTAAATGATTTAAACAATCATAAACTTGAAATCGATAATACACAAGAAGATATTCATAGCTTTGTTGAATCTACTTTAATTCAAAGAATCGGTAATGTTGGTAAAAAATTACATACCGGTAGAAGTAGAAATGACCAAGTTGCCTTAGATATGCGTTTATATACACGTGATCAAGTAATAATGTTAAATACATTGATCCATAACTTATTAAATACTATTAATAATTTAATGAAAGAACATATTGATACAATTATGCCTGGCTTTACCCATTTACAAAAAGCTCAACCAATTACTCTAGCTCATCATTTAGGTGCTTATTTTGAAATGTTTAAACGTGATAGCAGTCGTTTAGAAGATATTTATCATCGTATGAATGTTTGTCCACTTGGTTCAGGAGCACTAGCTGGAACTACTTATCCATTAGACCGTGAATATAGTGCAAAACTACTTGGTTTTGATGGTCCATGTTTAAATAGTATTGATGGTGTTAGTGATCGTGATTATTTAATTGAGTTATTAAGTGCTATGTCAACGATGATGATGCATATGTCTAGAATTAGTGAAGAAATAATTATTTGGAATACTAATGAGTATCAGTTTGTGGAATTAGATGATACTTTTTCAACTGGTTCATCAATTATGCCACAAAAGAAAAACCCTGATATTGCTGAATTAATTAGAGGTAAAACAGGTAGAGTTTATGGAGCATTAACTAGTTTACTTACAACAATGAAAGGTTTACCACTTGCTTATAATAAAGACATGCAAGAAGATAAGGAATTGTTTTTTGATGCTTTAACAACAACTAAAGGTTGTTTACAATTATTAAATGATATGTTAAATACTACAACATTTAATAAAGAAAAAATGCGTAAATCGGCAACCGGTGGTTTTACTAATGCTACTGATGCTGCTGATTATCTTGTTAATAAAGGTGTTCCATTTAGAGATGCTCATGGTATTATTGGTCAATTAGTTCTTTATGCAATTAGTCAAAATAAAGATTTAGATGATTTAACAATCAGTGAATTTAAAAATATTTGTGATGTTTTTGAAGAAGATATTTATGAAGCAATAAGTGTTGAAACATGTGTTAATAAGAGAAATACAATTGGAGCTCCAGGAAATGAAGCAATGAAACAAGTGATTGCTTTAAATGATAAATATTTAGAAACTTTTAAAAATACTAGTGATTAA
- the vanR gene encoding VanR-ABDEGLN family response regulator transcription factor: protein MAYNILVVDDEQSIADLIELYLQNENYHIFKYYCGKDALESLQKNHYDLAILDVMMPDLDGFSLLKKIRKHYYFPVIMLTAKSNDLDKINGLTLGADDYLTKPFNPLELAARVKTQLRRYLRYNQNPSTNQHIYDFNGLVINNHTHKCTLYDQPLNLTPIEFSILWYLCSKRGNVVTSEELFEAVWQEKYLDNNNTVMAHVARLREKMHENARKPKFIKTVWGVGYTIE from the coding sequence ATGGCATATAATATATTAGTTGTTGATGATGAACAATCAATTGCTGATTTAATTGAATTATATTTACAAAATGAAAATTATCATATTTTTAAATATTATTGTGGTAAAGATGCTTTAGAAAGTTTACAAAAAAATCATTATGATCTAGCTATTTTAGATGTAATGATGCCTGATTTAGATGGTTTTAGCTTACTAAAAAAAATTCGTAAACACTATTACTTTCCAGTAATTATGTTGACTGCTAAAAGTAATGATTTAGATAAAATCAATGGTCTTACTCTAGGAGCCGATGATTATTTAACCAAACCATTTAATCCATTAGAATTAGCAGCTAGAGTAAAAACTCAACTTAGACGTTATTTACGATATAATCAAAATCCATCTACTAATCAACATATTTATGATTTTAACGGTTTAGTAATTAATAATCATACACATAAATGTACACTATATGACCAACCATTAAATCTAACCCCAATAGAATTCTCTATTCTTTGGTATTTATGTTCAAAACGCGGTAATGTTGTAACTTCAGAAGAGTTATTTGAAGCTGTCTGGCAAGAAAAATATTTAGACAACAATAATACTGTCATGGCACATGTAGCTAGATTACGAGAAAAAATGCACGAAAACGCCCGCAAACCAAAATTTATTAAAACTGTTTGGGGGGTAGGTTATACCATTGAATAG
- a CDS encoding sensor histidine kinase yields the protein MNSSHFKKSLTANLIKKITVTTSISIFIFIILYLYSYEIYHQYVFQAYDFVYLFAQSIKRNLLTIFISLVALDIIIIFWLRYRESLQYIEKMLEAGKILVQDNDTLINLPHELKEIEDQMNQIKKDSLKNKIAIRQAEKQKNDLLLYLAHDLKTPLTSIIGYLDLLNNQPNLLPEEKRTYAKIAYDKTIRLEELIEEFFVIAKYNLSDIELEKKSVNLSIMLAQIAYEFMPMYREKNIECVTNIEDNLNVSIDVNQFERVFDNLIRNAINYSINDSLINISAKKETNYIIIKLSNTVNLIDKNKLKHIFEPFVRLDKSRNSRTGGAGLGLTITKKIIELHGGTIDVDLDNNLIYFTIKIPM from the coding sequence TTGAATAGTTCTCATTTTAAAAAAAGTTTAACTGCCAATCTAATAAAAAAAATAACTGTTACAACTTCTATTTCTATCTTTATTTTTATAATTTTATATCTATATTCATATGAAATTTATCATCAATATGTCTTTCAAGCATATGATTTTGTGTATTTATTTGCACAATCAATAAAAAGAAATTTATTAACTATTTTTATTAGTTTAGTTGCTTTAGATATAATCATTATTTTTTGGCTTAGATATCGAGAATCTTTGCAATATATTGAAAAAATGCTTGAAGCTGGAAAAATACTAGTACAAGATAATGATACTCTAATCAACTTACCTCATGAATTAAAAGAAATCGAAGATCAAATGAATCAAATAAAAAAAGATTCACTTAAAAATAAGATTGCTATTAGACAGGCAGAAAAACAAAAAAATGATTTATTATTATATCTAGCTCATGACTTAAAAACTCCGTTAACTTCAATAATTGGTTATTTAGATTTATTAAATAATCAACCTAATTTATTACCTGAAGAAAAAAGAACTTATGCAAAAATTGCTTATGATAAAACAATTCGTTTAGAAGAATTAATTGAAGAATTTTTTGTAATCGCTAAATATAATCTTAGCGATATTGAACTTGAAAAAAAATCCGTCAATTTATCAATTATGTTGGCTCAAATTGCTTATGAATTTATGCCCATGTATCGTGAAAAAAATATTGAATGTGTTACAAATATTGAAGATAATTTGAATGTATCAATCGATGTGAATCAGTTTGAAAGGGTATTTGATAATTTAATTCGTAACGCTATTAATTATAGTATCAATGATTCATTGATAAATATCAGTGCTAAAAAAGAAACTAATTACATTATCATTAAATTATCAAATACAGTTAATCTTATCGATAAAAATAAACTTAAACATATTTTTGAGCCATTTGTCCGTTTAGATAAATCAAGAAATAGTCGAACAGGTGGTGCTGGTTTAGGACTTACTATCACTAAAAAAATTATCGAGCTTCATGGTGGAACAATTGATGTTGATTTAGATAATAACTTGATTTATTTTACAATAAAAATACCGATGTAA
- a CDS encoding VanZ family protein: MMKKRILSIVLMICSFAYFLFLLRIIIFKNGFNSYDYNYNLHFFDFINQWYDKGIDATLLINVLGNIALFVPLSIILLNYCKCLNNTNIIFISFFTSFSFELIQLSTGWGIFDVDDILLNTIGGIIGLIIYRLFNFKQNNFTSTIFLINFGIIGYISLYTYKPSLLSIL; this comes from the coding sequence ATGATGAAAAAAAGAATTCTTAGTATTGTTTTAATGATTTGTTCATTTGCTTATTTTTTATTTTTATTAAGAATAATTATTTTTAAAAATGGATTTAATAGTTATGATTATAATTATAATCTTCATTTCTTTGATTTTATTAATCAATGGTATGATAAGGGAATTGATGCAACTTTATTAATTAATGTATTAGGTAATATTGCATTATTTGTTCCTTTAAGTATTATTCTTTTAAATTATTGCAAATGTTTAAATAATACTAATATTATTTTTATTAGTTTTTTTACTAGTTTTTCATTTGAATTAATCCAGTTATCAACTGGATGGGGAATTTTTGATGTTGATGATATTTTATTAAACACAATTGGAGGAATAATCGGTTTAATAATTTATCGACTATTTAACTTTAAACAAAATAATTTTACTTCTACAATCTTTTTAATTAATTTTGGAATAATTGGTTATATTTCATTATACACATATAAACCATCACTATTATCAATTTTATAA
- a CDS encoding C39 family peptidase, whose translation MKIKKLVIILLILFIGYTFINKNKCPEYIDEFVQNYPQAKELKTNYQPYENNEPIKISITNDNIPLLIQWDKRWAYTHYGDEIVGTAGCGPTCLSMVAIGLTQNTKYNPRYIAKYAIENDYLEGSKTRWSLMEQGCQAFGLKANAIALNKNIMIEQLNQGHPIICSVRPGDFTNGGHFIVITETVNGNFYVNDPNSKENSKRTWTYETLAPQIKALWAYSKL comes from the coding sequence ATGAAAATAAAAAAATTAGTTATTATCTTGCTTATATTATTTATTGGTTATACTTTTATCAATAAAAATAAATGTCCTGAATATATTGATGAATTTGTTCAAAACTATCCACAAGCTAAAGAACTAAAAACTAACTATCAACCATATGAAAACAACGAACCAATTAAAATATCTATTACCAATGATAACATTCCTTTACTAATTCAATGGGATAAACGTTGGGCATATACTCATTATGGTGATGAAATAGTTGGAACTGCAGGTTGTGGTCCTACTTGTTTGTCAATGGTTGCAATTGGATTAACTCAAAATACTAAATATAATCCACGTTATATTGCAAAATATGCTATTGAAAATGATTATCTTGAAGGAAGTAAAACAAGATGGTCATTAATGGAGCAAGGATGTCAAGCATTTGGTTTAAAAGCTAACGCTATTGCTTTAAATAAAAATATAATGATTGAACAATTAAATCAGGGACACCCAATTATCTGTAGTGTAAGACCAGGTGATTTTACTAATGGTGGTCACTTCATTGTAATTACTGAAACTGTAAATGGTAATTTTTATGTAAATGATCCAAATAGCAAGGAAAACAGCAAACGTACCTGGACATATGAAACATTAGCCCCACAAATCAAAGCACTATGGGCCTATTCAAAATTATAA
- a CDS encoding metallophosphoesterase: MGRIFVISDVHGYYDLFIKLLNEISFNDLDKLYIVGDVCDRGEDSLKLLFYIQEHDNIILIKGNHEYMMQEALSCNLENDDFDYSMNVVKLWIANGGDKTINSINDYLEKDTMKYEDYCIIRREFLKRVYEYLKSLPNYLEISVNEQNYVLVHAGIDVRKPLNQQVENDLLWIREKFYLQRGDLTKIYIFGHTPTVLLNDDFSFDIWFDTINHNKIGIDGGLACGTVGQLNCLCLNDGKITVIEKNLI; encoded by the coding sequence ATGGGACGTATTTTTGTCATAAGTGATGTACACGGATATTATGATTTATTTATAAAATTATTAAATGAGATTTCTTTTAATGATCTCGATAAGCTATATATTGTTGGTGATGTTTGTGATCGAGGAGAAGATAGTTTAAAGTTATTATTTTATATTCAAGAACATGATAATATTATTTTAATTAAAGGTAATCATGAATATATGATGCAAGAAGCTTTGTCTTGTAATCTTGAAAATGATGATTTTGATTATTCTATGAATGTAGTTAAGTTATGGATAGCAAATGGTGGAGATAAGACAATTAATAGTATTAATGATTATCTTGAAAAAGATACGATGAAATATGAAGATTATTGTATTATTAGAAGAGAATTTTTAAAAAGGGTATATGAATATTTAAAAAGTTTACCTAATTATTTAGAAATATCTGTTAATGAACAAAATTATGTTTTAGTTCATGCAGGTATTGATGTTAGAAAACCATTGAATCAGCAAGTTGAAAATGATTTATTATGGATTCGGGAAAAATTTTATTTACAACGTGGTGATTTAACTAAAATATATATCTTTGGACATACACCAACAGTTTTATTAAATGATGATTTTAGCTTTGATATCTGGTTTGATACAATTAATCATAATAAGATTGGAATTGACGGTGGATTGGCATGTGGAACAGTAGGCCAATTAAATTGTTTATGTTTAAATGATGGAAAAATTACAGTGATTGAAAAAAATTTAATATAA
- the argF gene encoding ornithine carbamoyltransferase, producing MNLHGRSFLTLKDYTKEEIRYLLDLAHKLKADKKKGILGKSLVGKNIVLLFEKTSTRTRCAFEVAALDEGGHVTYLSNSQMGKKESIEDTAKVLGRMYDGIEFRGFKQSTVEALRDYSGVPVWNGLTDVDHPTQTLADFLTIEEHLDKPLNEVKFVFTGDIRNNVCYGLMYGAAKMGMHFVALGPSELQMDQEVVEYCKQEALKSGGTLTITDNVDEAVKDADVIYTDIWVSMGEPEELYPKRVKLLSPYKVTQEMMAKTNNPKTLFMHCLPSFHDFETDVAKEKYEQGIDIREVEDEVFRSENSVVFDEAENRMHTIKAVMVATLGNQ from the coding sequence ATGAATTTACATGGAAGAAGTTTTTTAACACTTAAAGATTATACTAAAGAAGAAATTAGATACTTATTAGATCTAGCTCATAAATTAAAAGCTGATAAGAAAAAAGGAATTCTAGGTAAAAGTTTGGTAGGAAAAAATATTGTCCTATTATTTGAAAAAACGTCAACTAGAACAAGATGTGCTTTTGAAGTTGCTGCTTTAGATGAAGGCGGACATGTAACATATTTATCAAATTCACAGATGGGGAAAAAAGAATCGATTGAAGATACTGCTAAAGTACTTGGAAGAATGTATGATGGAATTGAATTTAGAGGTTTTAAACAAAGTACAGTTGAAGCATTACGTGATTATTCTGGGGTTCCGGTTTGGAATGGGCTAACAGATGTTGATCATCCAACTCAAACATTAGCAGATTTTCTAACTATTGAAGAACATTTAGATAAGCCATTAAATGAAGTTAAATTTGTATTTACTGGTGATATTAGAAATAATGTTTGTTATGGTTTAATGTATGGTGCGGCAAAAATGGGAATGCATTTTGTGGCACTTGGACCAAGTGAATTACAAATGGATCAAGAAGTAGTTGAGTATTGTAAACAAGAAGCTTTAAAATCAGGTGGAACTTTAACAATTACTGATAATGTAGATGAAGCTGTTAAAGATGCTGATGTAATTTATACTGATATCTGGGTTTCAATGGGAGAGCCAGAAGAATTATATCCAAAACGTGTAAAACTATTATCACCGTATAAAGTTACTCAAGAAATGATGGCAAAAACTAATAATCCTAAAACTTTGTTTATGCATTGTTTACCATCATTTCATGATTTTGAAACGGATGTTGCTAAAGAAAAATATGAACAAGGTATTGATATTCGTGAAGTTGAAGACGAAGTATTTAGAAGTGAAAATTCAGTTGTTTTTGATGAAGCTGAAAATAGAATGCATACAATTAAAGCGGTTATGGTAGCCACTTTAGGTAATCAATAA
- the hflX gene encoding GTPase HflX, whose protein sequence is MDALIVGVKYKEMDYDLDSSLVELEELCKACNIKVIKKCVQNLDKINPSLYIGTGKVQEIKMQLDDIDIVIFDEELSPLQIKNLTDGLDIEVTDRTDLILRIFEQRAKSKEAKLQVEIAKGQYLLPRLAGMKEHLYSQQGGSGFRGSGEKQIELDRRMIANQIYQAKNQLAKIVKQRQTQRKKRKNNEMKVIALVGYTNSGKSTLMNAFCIDKNKQVLQKNMLFATLQTATRNIKINHHPCLLTDTVGFINRLPHHLVQAFRSTLEEVVEADLLIHVVDTTNENYEMCIETTNQVLKELGIKDTPMIYAYNKIDLNKYAFIIPKDPYVFISAKEQIGFEQLEKMISSILFKDYAIYNLNIPYRDGEIFSYLHQHCLVLEFEYLEDSIYLKVEMHPSMISRYSKYILKN, encoded by the coding sequence ATGGATGCATTAATAGTTGGAGTTAAATACAAAGAGATGGATTATGATTTAGATAGCTCTTTAGTTGAATTAGAAGAGTTATGTAAAGCTTGTAATATTAAAGTAATAAAAAAATGTGTTCAAAACTTAGATAAAATTAATCCATCATTATATATAGGTACTGGGAAAGTACAAGAAATTAAAATGCAATTAGATGATATTGACATTGTAATTTTTGATGAAGAATTGTCACCTTTGCAAATAAAAAATTTGACTGATGGTTTAGATATTGAAGTTACTGATCGAACAGATTTAATTTTACGTATTTTTGAGCAGAGAGCTAAAAGTAAAGAAGCAAAGTTACAAGTAGAAATAGCTAAGGGTCAATATTTACTACCGCGTTTAGCAGGGATGAAAGAACACTTATATAGTCAACAAGGTGGATCAGGTTTTAGAGGTAGTGGTGAAAAACAGATTGAATTAGATCGAAGAATGATTGCTAATCAAATATATCAAGCTAAAAATCAGTTGGCTAAAATTGTAAAACAAAGACAAACGCAAAGAAAAAAACGTAAAAATAACGAAATGAAAGTAATTGCTTTAGTAGGTTATACTAATAGTGGAAAAAGTACATTGATGAATGCTTTTTGTATTGATAAAAACAAACAAGTATTACAAAAAAATATGCTTTTTGCAACTTTACAAACAGCTACTCGTAATATCAAGATCAATCATCATCCTTGTTTATTAACTGATACAGTTGGTTTTATTAATCGATTACCTCATCATTTAGTACAAGCATTTCGTTCAACTCTTGAAGAAGTTGTTGAAGCTGATTTATTGATTCATGTTGTTGATACGACAAATGAAAATTATGAAATGTGCATAGAAACAACAAATCAAGTTTTAAAAGAGTTAGGCATAAAGGACACACCAATGATTTATGCATATAATAAAATAGATTTAAATAAATATGCTTTTATTATTCCTAAAGATCCGTATGTCTTTATTTCTGCTAAAGAACAAATTGGTTTTGAGCAATTAGAAAAAATGATTAGTTCGATCCTGTTTAAAGATTATGCAATTTATAATTTAAATATACCTTATCGAGATGGTGAAATATTTAGTTATTTACATCAACATTGTTTGGTGTTAGAATTTGAGTATTTAGAAGATAGCATTTATTTAAAAGTAGAAATGCATCCTAGTATGATTAGTAGATATAGTAAATATATATTAAAAAATTAA